A genome region from Acidimicrobiales bacterium includes the following:
- a CDS encoding diguanylate cyclase, translating into MKVTGLTGLTDLDVLHQRGDTLVLRARADDGGRVLVKTHASDLPTDASRERLRREHEATAAVDHPHLVGARDLVDLPTRVALVLDDPEGPTLAEAVEAGGLGLLDVLDVGVAVGRALAALHARGVVHRAVDGHHVVLTATGALLVDLYDATPAGLRPRRPGHGLHAAPEQQGPRPTPADPASDQLALAATLAQALDGLGLDPPPALAAVLERAAEAHPRQRYRSVLGLVGDLRWVRERLAAEGDCPPFPLDTDGPALRWEDPRHVVGRDEVREELRSVAAAVGADRVARVVVLRGAPGSGRTSVVRALCDDLAGRGILCGVATLDDPGAIVPFRSGAEVMEQFVDQLLTAPEPIVRAVQAELRQRLGPDLPVATQVLPALELLAGPQPEPRATSPEEAVARVGRATRAAVAALAEHMPPLVAVFDDGDLGDDTFLGALEAIGGHADVGAFLSVVVTGGRSARLEKVLGRMRGRGVAVHDLELPPLDRVALRHLVASGTGTAPDDVAELADAVWRRSGGSPRVALSDVWDLLDRGEIWVDVDAGRWRWSAAALQQETPPTLTEVAVHRVEALAPDVRAALDLVAVAGRAAGAPMVAEALDLTPLAAQAVVDRGAVAHVFARALDGSAAVACLDDGVRRAALDRLTPEARSALERTAARAVLAVADTDAAGRPDLSDGHRLEVIRLLAASAPVADDPATRQLYVTLCEDGARAAHRGGAFREALDLQRAAIAALGEWGWAEEPERTFELHLRAAENGLMVVQPEAVDDLLADAWAHGPTATQRVRAMRVLGMRAWTRQDHDGGLGELRGILDELGQPIPARPTWRDMAVELARTRAELGTTEPEAFLAAPRLTDERLVAALDAMLGCVHLAYVDQPLTHVLLVLRGTRLTARHGVSDASAYFLVGYGMLSISGPVGTERGLRFGRVGMALAERGGTNTTMVGFAYDAFVRHWGEPLDATVDPLRHRYQDSLATRTRGYGLTGGTFAVLHALLAGRPLRAVEADASTVAADLGRLGETAFQARVDVVGQAVSDLRRGLADGVLDGPTFSSTAWLAAKPRRGEMAVIVHTLRALVALAHGRDEVAAEAVAAAAPLLRTAPGQAVVGLHRFQAALLAAASVAAAPGPAERARRRVRVERALVPLRRMARHAPANTAHRVALVEAVLAEADGGDRRGTRAMERYEEAVRLATEHGALCDLGLAAERAARFHHVRGRAQLARHYATAALDAWQAWGADAVAAAHTDRLPGVGALGGRPLTRPTSGADPGRVPDRPADTVAAETLAEASRLLGQELEVREFLERMVEILMRHAGASRGFLVLSSARGPVVEVAAEVVDGAVQVTPLPSPDPADHPHLSLQAMNYVLRTRQVLVLVDPADDRRFRADTALRDRAPRALLGLPLGRATGTTGAFVFESDAAPHGVESERVEALRVLSAQAIAAIDHARLSSDLSSLSRDVADLRSTAETLSARAETDPLTGVANRLGLESALRAAMGGDDATDAAGSGGPDGPGAPGGPGGGPRVGVLFCDLDDFKVVNDTWGHAAGDTALVEVARRLRAVVRADDVVARLGGDEFVVVSFGVSDEELARVAERARESVGRPIEVAGAGPLSVGVSIGVGRADLVGVTSVDDVDTLMELADDSMYRAKRAGKNRVEMS; encoded by the coding sequence GTGAAGGTCACCGGCCTGACGGGCCTCACCGACCTCGACGTCCTGCACCAGCGGGGCGACACGTTGGTGCTGCGCGCCCGGGCCGACGACGGTGGGCGGGTCCTGGTCAAGACCCACGCCTCGGACCTGCCCACCGACGCGTCGCGCGAGCGCCTCCGGCGCGAGCACGAGGCCACCGCCGCCGTCGACCACCCCCACCTGGTCGGGGCCCGGGACCTGGTCGACCTCCCGACCCGGGTGGCCCTGGTCCTCGACGACCCCGAGGGCCCGACCCTGGCCGAGGCGGTGGAGGCCGGGGGGCTGGGCCTGCTGGACGTCCTCGACGTGGGCGTGGCCGTGGGCCGGGCCCTGGCCGCCCTGCACGCCCGGGGCGTGGTGCACCGCGCCGTGGACGGCCACCACGTGGTCCTCACCGCCACCGGCGCCCTGCTGGTCGACCTGTACGACGCCACCCCGGCCGGGCTCCGGCCCCGCCGGCCCGGCCACGGCCTCCACGCCGCCCCCGAGCAGCAGGGCCCCCGCCCCACCCCCGCCGATCCCGCCAGCGACCAGCTGGCCCTGGCCGCCACCCTGGCCCAGGCCCTCGACGGTCTGGGGCTGGACCCGCCCCCGGCCCTGGCCGCGGTGCTGGAGCGGGCCGCCGAGGCCCACCCCCGCCAGCGCTACCGGTCGGTGCTGGGCCTGGTCGGCGACCTCCGCTGGGTGCGGGAGCGGCTGGCCGCCGAGGGCGACTGCCCGCCCTTCCCCCTCGACACCGACGGCCCCGCCCTCCGCTGGGAGGACCCCCGCCACGTCGTGGGCCGGGACGAGGTGCGCGAGGAGCTGCGGTCGGTGGCCGCCGCCGTGGGCGCCGACCGGGTGGCCCGCGTCGTCGTCCTGCGGGGGGCGCCCGGCTCCGGCCGCACCTCCGTCGTCCGGGCCCTGTGCGACGACCTGGCCGGCCGGGGCATCCTCTGCGGCGTCGCCACCCTCGACGACCCGGGGGCCATCGTCCCCTTCCGCTCCGGGGCCGAGGTCATGGAGCAGTTCGTGGACCAGCTCCTGACCGCCCCCGAGCCCATCGTGCGGGCCGTGCAGGCCGAGCTGCGCCAGCGCCTGGGCCCCGACCTGCCGGTGGCCACCCAGGTCCTGCCGGCCCTGGAGCTGCTGGCCGGGCCCCAGCCCGAACCCCGGGCCACCTCCCCGGAGGAGGCCGTGGCCCGGGTCGGGCGGGCCACCCGGGCCGCGGTGGCGGCCCTGGCCGAGCACATGCCGCCGCTGGTGGCCGTGTTCGACGACGGCGACCTGGGCGACGACACCTTCCTCGGGGCCCTGGAGGCCATCGGGGGCCACGCCGACGTGGGGGCCTTCCTGTCCGTCGTGGTCACCGGCGGGCGCTCGGCCCGCCTGGAGAAGGTGCTCGGGCGCATGCGGGGTCGGGGCGTGGCGGTGCACGACCTCGAGCTGCCGCCCCTGGACCGGGTGGCCCTCCGGCACCTCGTGGCCTCGGGCACGGGCACCGCCCCCGACGACGTGGCCGAGCTGGCCGACGCCGTCTGGCGCCGCTCCGGCGGCAGCCCCCGGGTCGCCCTGTCGGACGTGTGGGACCTGCTCGACCGGGGAGAGATCTGGGTCGACGTCGACGCCGGCCGCTGGCGCTGGTCGGCCGCCGCCCTCCAGCAGGAGACGCCCCCGACCCTGACCGAGGTGGCCGTCCACCGGGTCGAGGCCCTGGCCCCCGACGTGCGCGCCGCGCTGGACCTGGTGGCCGTGGCCGGCCGGGCCGCCGGGGCCCCCATGGTGGCCGAGGCCCTGGACCTCACCCCGCTGGCCGCCCAGGCCGTGGTCGACCGGGGAGCGGTGGCCCACGTGTTCGCCCGGGCCCTCGACGGCTCGGCCGCGGTGGCGTGCCTGGACGACGGCGTCCGCCGGGCCGCCCTCGACCGGCTCACCCCCGAGGCCCGCTCCGCCCTGGAGCGCACCGCGGCCCGGGCCGTGCTGGCCGTGGCCGACACCGACGCCGCGGGCCGCCCCGACCTCTCCGACGGCCACCGCCTGGAGGTCATCCGCCTCCTGGCCGCCTCCGCGCCCGTGGCCGACGACCCGGCCACCCGGCAGCTCTACGTCACCCTGTGCGAGGACGGGGCCCGAGCCGCCCACCGGGGCGGTGCCTTCCGGGAGGCCCTCGACCTCCAGCGGGCCGCCATCGCCGCCCTGGGCGAGTGGGGCTGGGCCGAGGAGCCCGAGCGGACCTTCGAGCTGCACCTCCGGGCCGCCGAGAACGGCCTGATGGTGGTCCAACCCGAGGCGGTCGACGACCTGCTGGCCGACGCCTGGGCCCACGGCCCGACCGCCACCCAGCGGGTGCGGGCCATGCGGGTGCTGGGCATGCGGGCCTGGACCCGCCAGGACCACGACGGGGGCCTCGGTGAGCTGCGGGGCATCCTGGACGAGTTGGGGCAGCCCATCCCGGCCCGGCCGACGTGGCGCGACATGGCCGTCGAGCTGGCCCGCACCCGGGCCGAGCTGGGCACCACCGAGCCCGAGGCCTTCCTGGCCGCCCCCCGCCTCACCGACGAGCGGCTGGTGGCCGCCCTCGACGCCATGCTGGGCTGCGTCCACCTGGCGTACGTCGACCAGCCCCTCACCCACGTGCTCCTCGTCCTGCGGGGCACGCGGCTCACGGCCCGCCACGGGGTGAGCGACGCCTCGGCCTACTTCCTGGTCGGCTACGGCATGCTGTCCATCTCCGGGCCGGTGGGCACCGAGCGGGGGCTGCGGTTCGGGCGGGTGGGCATGGCCCTGGCCGAGCGGGGCGGCACCAACACGACCATGGTCGGCTTCGCCTACGACGCCTTCGTGCGCCACTGGGGCGAGCCCCTCGACGCCACCGTCGACCCCCTGCGCCACCGCTACCAGGACAGCCTGGCCACCCGGACCCGGGGCTACGGCCTGACCGGGGGCACGTTCGCCGTCCTCCACGCCCTCCTGGCCGGGCGTCCCCTCCGCGCCGTCGAGGCCGACGCCTCCACCGTGGCCGCCGACCTGGGCCGCCTGGGCGAGACCGCCTTCCAGGCCCGGGTCGACGTGGTGGGCCAGGCCGTGTCCGACCTGCGCCGGGGCCTGGCCGACGGGGTGCTCGACGGGCCGACCTTCTCCTCCACGGCGTGGCTGGCGGCCAAGCCCCGCCGGGGCGAGATGGCCGTCATCGTCCACACCCTGCGGGCCCTGGTGGCCCTGGCCCACGGGCGCGACGAGGTGGCGGCCGAGGCCGTGGCCGCCGCCGCCCCGCTGCTGCGCACGGCCCCGGGCCAGGCCGTGGTCGGCCTCCACCGCTTCCAGGCCGCCCTCCTGGCCGCGGCCTCGGTGGCCGCCGCGCCGGGACCGGCCGAGCGGGCCCGCCGCCGGGTCCGGGTCGAGCGGGCGCTGGTGCCCCTGCGGCGCATGGCCCGCCACGCCCCGGCCAACACCGCCCACCGGGTGGCCCTGGTCGAGGCCGTCCTGGCCGAGGCCGACGGCGGCGACCGGCGCGGCACCCGGGCCATGGAGCGCTACGAGGAGGCGGTGCGCCTGGCCACCGAGCACGGGGCCCTGTGCGACCTGGGCCTGGCCGCCGAGCGGGCGGCCCGCTTCCACCACGTGAGGGGCCGCGCCCAGTTGGCCCGCCACTACGCCACCGCGGCGCTCGACGCCTGGCAGGCCTGGGGCGCCGACGCCGTGGCCGCGGCCCACACCGACCGCCTGCCCGGCGTCGGGGCCCTGGGCGGCCGGCCCCTGACCCGGCCCACGTCGGGGGCCGACCCGGGCCGGGTGCCCGACCGACCGGCCGACACGGTGGCGGCCGAGACCCTGGCCGAGGCCAGCCGCCTGCTGGGCCAGGAGCTGGAGGTCCGGGAGTTCCTGGAGCGCATGGTCGAGATCCTCATGCGCCACGCCGGGGCCAGCCGGGGCTTCCTGGTGCTCAGCTCGGCCCGGGGCCCGGTGGTGGAGGTGGCGGCCGAGGTCGTGGACGGGGCGGTGCAGGTGACGCCGCTGCCGTCGCCGGACCCGGCGGACCACCCGCACCTCAGCCTCCAGGCCATGAACTACGTGCTGCGCACCCGCCAGGTGCTGGTGCTGGTCGACCCGGCCGACGACCGCCGCTTCCGGGCCGACACGGCCCTGCGGGACCGGGCCCCCCGGGCCCTGCTGGGGCTGCCCCTGGGCCGGGCCACGGGCACCACGGGGGCCTTCGTGTTCGAGAGCGACGCCGCCCCCCACGGCGTCGAGTCGGAGCGGGTCGAGGCCCTGCGGGTGCTCTCGGCCCAGGCCATCGCCGCCATCGACCACGCCCGCCTCAGCTCGGACCTGAGCAGCCTGTCGCGCGACGTGGCCGACCTGCGCTCCACGGCCGAGACCCTCTCGGCCCGGGCCGAGACCGACCCCCTCACCGGGGTGGCCAACCGGCTGGGCCTGGAGTCGGCCCTGCGGGCGGCCATGGGCGGTGACGACGCCACCGACGCCGCCGGTTCTGGCGGCCCCGACGGCCCCGGGGCCCCGGGCGGCCCTGGCGGCGGGCCCCGGGTGGGCGTCCTGTTCTGCGACCTCGACGACTTCAAGGTGGTCAACGACACGTGGGGCCACGCCGCCGGCGACACCGCCTTGGTGGAGGTGGCCCGGCGCCTGCGGGCCGTGGTCCGGGCCGACGACGTGGTGGCCCGCCTCGGGGGCGACGAGTTCGTCGTCGTCTCCTTCGGCGTGTCCGACGAGGAGCTGGCCCGGGTGGCGGAGCGGGCCCGAGAGAGCGTGGGCCGGCCCATCGAGGTGGCGGGGGCCGGCCCGTTGTCGGTGGGGGTCTCGATCGGGGTGGGCCGGGCCGACCTGGTCGGCGTCACCTCCGTCGACGACGTCGACACCCTGATGGAGCTGGCCGACGACTCGATGTACCGGGCCAAGCGGGCCGGCAAGAACCGCGTCGAGATGAGCTGA
- a CDS encoding FAD-dependent oxidoreductase has protein sequence MAERRRIVIVGGGPAGLATALSLTDPELHPHWRDEYEVTVLQMGWRLGGKGATGRRGTIVPDGDGGWRLEGDARIQEHGIHLFGNMYTNAMRMLDQCLQELPPSPTPAGEPIGDQLVPSNYLQLADVLDRRWEITGQVMPHNDLDPWGPQDYPGPLVLVAELLDLVVTLVEEAFGHSVDPSGHAFDLELHARALRRAAERERAHPSAPDPEHHAPALSLLEETRRRLAAEVDRHEGTSRYARIRSVWCQVELYTTLARGVVADEIFTAGLATVDGEDYIAWCRRHGMAEAALTSSVVQVAAQICFQFPQGDVSLPPTMAASSFLWFALRQLLSCGQGSYWFTRGTGDTVVAPFYRVAAERGVDFQFFRNVREISYDPATGAVDRIEVDVQATTVDGAPYDPLVLLPDGTLGWPATPVYGQLEQGAELEAQHVDLESWWSPWEPVARETLVLGEHFDQVVSALPLPCLPHVAPDLVAHAAWAPAVEAMEGIATIAAQMWTERTTQELGFPKLAGTDRVCATAAVSPLGLADMSDVLAAENWPAEGGPRGLVYLCGPLAHRGPWPAADQHDTPALFDDQSKATFVQWLRTAVSVMPAAGTQPFTPEAFDLAGLWCPADDEGVGQARVDRQYWRANIDPCERYVPSPPGSGSLRPQAWQSGATNLALASDWIFTGMNIGSFEGAVMSGLLAAHALTGAPTLGSIVGYAFARPDLVEAEAATTLAAAGGPGPG, from the coding sequence GTGGCTGAGCGTCGCAGGATCGTCATCGTGGGAGGGGGGCCGGCCGGCTTGGCGACGGCGCTGTCGCTCACCGACCCCGAGCTGCACCCCCACTGGCGGGACGAGTACGAGGTGACCGTCCTCCAGATGGGCTGGCGCCTCGGGGGCAAGGGGGCCACCGGCCGGCGGGGCACGATCGTGCCCGACGGCGACGGGGGCTGGCGCCTGGAGGGCGACGCCCGCATCCAGGAGCACGGCATCCACCTGTTCGGCAACATGTACACCAACGCCATGCGGATGCTGGACCAGTGCCTGCAGGAGCTCCCGCCCTCGCCCACGCCGGCCGGCGAGCCCATCGGCGACCAGCTCGTCCCCAGCAACTACCTCCAGCTGGCCGACGTCCTCGACCGGCGGTGGGAGATCACCGGCCAGGTCATGCCCCACAACGACCTGGACCCGTGGGGCCCCCAGGACTACCCCGGGCCCCTGGTCCTGGTGGCCGAGCTCCTCGACCTGGTCGTCACGCTGGTGGAGGAGGCCTTCGGGCACTCGGTGGACCCCTCCGGCCACGCCTTCGACCTCGAGCTCCACGCCCGGGCCCTGCGCCGCGCCGCCGAGCGGGAGCGGGCCCACCCGTCGGCCCCCGACCCCGAGCACCACGCCCCCGCGCTCTCCCTGCTGGAGGAGACCCGCCGCCGCCTGGCCGCCGAGGTCGACCGGCACGAGGGGACCAGCCGCTACGCCCGCATCCGCTCGGTGTGGTGCCAGGTGGAGCTGTACACCACCCTGGCCCGGGGGGTGGTGGCCGACGAGATCTTCACCGCCGGCCTGGCCACCGTGGACGGCGAGGACTACATCGCCTGGTGCCGGCGCCACGGCATGGCCGAGGCCGCCCTCACCAGCAGCGTCGTCCAGGTGGCGGCCCAGATCTGCTTCCAGTTCCCCCAGGGCGACGTGAGCCTGCCCCCCACCATGGCGGCCTCGTCGTTCCTGTGGTTCGCCCTCCGCCAGCTCCTCTCCTGCGGGCAGGGCAGCTACTGGTTCACCCGGGGCACCGGCGACACCGTGGTGGCCCCCTTCTACCGGGTGGCGGCGGAGCGGGGCGTGGACTTCCAGTTCTTCCGCAACGTGCGGGAGATCTCCTACGACCCCGCCACCGGCGCCGTCGACCGCATCGAGGTCGACGTCCAGGCCACCACCGTCGACGGCGCGCCGTACGACCCCCTGGTCCTGCTACCCGACGGCACCCTGGGCTGGCCGGCCACGCCCGTCTACGGCCAGCTGGAGCAGGGCGCCGAGCTGGAGGCCCAGCACGTCGACCTGGAGTCCTGGTGGTCGCCGTGGGAGCCCGTGGCCCGGGAGACCCTGGTCCTCGGTGAGCACTTCGACCAGGTGGTCAGCGCCCTGCCCCTGCCGTGCCTGCCCCACGTGGCCCCCGACCTGGTGGCCCACGCCGCCTGGGCCCCGGCCGTGGAGGCCATGGAGGGCATCGCCACCATCGCCGCCCAGATGTGGACCGAGCGCACCACCCAGGAGCTCGGTTTCCCCAAGCTGGCCGGCACCGACCGGGTGTGCGCCACCGCCGCCGTCTCGCCCCTGGGCCTGGCCGACATGTCCGACGTGCTGGCGGCCGAGAACTGGCCGGCCGAGGGCGGCCCCCGCGGCCTGGTCTACCTGTGCGGCCCGCTGGCCCACCGGGGGCCCTGGCCGGCGGCCGACCAGCACGACACGCCGGCCCTGTTCGACGACCAGTCGAAGGCCACGTTCGTGCAGTGGCTGCGCACCGCCGTCTCGGTCATGCCCGCGGCCGGCACCCAGCCCTTCACCCCCGAGGCCTTCGACCTGGCCGGCCTGTGGTGCCCGGCCGACGACGAGGGCGTGGGCCAGGCCCGGGTCGACCGCCAGTACTGGCGGGCCAACATCGACCCCTGCGAGCGCTACGTGCCCTCGCCCCCGGGCAGCGGCTCGCTGCGGCCCCAGGCCTGGCAGAGCGGGGCCACCAACCTGGCCCTGGCCAGCGACTGGATCTTCACCGGCATGAACATCGGGTCCTTCGAGGGGGCGGTCATGTCCGGCCTGCTGGCCGCCCACGCCCTCACCGGCGCCCCCACCCTGGGGAGCATCGTGGGCTACGCCTTCGCCCGGCCCGACCTGGTCGAGGCCGAGGCGGCGACGACCCTCGCCGCCGCCGGGGGGCCCGGGCCCGGGTGA
- a CDS encoding ABC transporter ATP-binding protein, with the protein MTPPLPVEGGHDEVRATDPRDPDVQDGGAFAAFRRVLGQMPELRVGVGLTTVLALATAAGRVVVPVLVQQILDRGILGPDGYRPRFVAAATAAGAVAVLGFWLLGRWTLARLTRVAEAGLAGLRVRAFAHIHRLAAADHTESRRGILVARVTSDVETLAQFWQWGAMVWITSTASILGVLAVMAVYAWPLAVLTVAVFVPYVVVLRNLQRRQLAAWDAVRSRVGDTMSEFSESVGGAPVIRAYGLEPRGRRRLGAAIDGQYRAEVRGLRLFALTFPLGDVVGAVAVAAVAAVGVARGGAWGLDAGELVAFLFLVTLLTQPVAELNEVLDQTQNAAAGARKVLSLLDVPVDVVEPDPGVALPPGPLAVALHGVGFAYRGGPPVLRDVSVAIAPGASVAVVGRTGSGKTTLAGLLARLADPTEGRVEVGGVDLREVAPASRLARVRMVPQDGFLFAGTVRDNIRLGHLAAADADIEAAVDTLGLRWWVERMAVGLDTEVGERGGSLSVGERQLVALVRAQVSDPGLLVLDEATSAVDPETERALAVALTRLAAGRTTVTVAHRLSTAERADVVLVVDAGRLVEVGPHAELLAAGGRYAALHRAWVGGTAPA; encoded by the coding sequence GTGACCCCCCCGCTCCCGGTGGAGGGGGGCCACGACGAGGTCCGGGCCACCGACCCGCGGGACCCGGACGTCCAGGACGGCGGCGCCTTCGCCGCCTTCCGGCGCGTCCTGGGCCAGATGCCCGAGCTGCGGGTGGGCGTGGGCCTGACCACCGTCCTGGCCCTGGCCACGGCGGCGGGCCGGGTGGTGGTGCCGGTCCTGGTGCAGCAGATCCTCGACCGGGGCATCCTGGGCCCCGACGGCTACCGGCCCCGGTTCGTGGCCGCCGCCACCGCCGCCGGCGCGGTGGCCGTCCTGGGGTTCTGGCTGCTGGGGCGCTGGACCCTGGCCCGCCTCACCCGGGTGGCCGAGGCCGGCCTGGCCGGGCTGCGGGTCCGGGCCTTCGCCCACATCCACCGGTTGGCCGCCGCCGATCACACCGAGTCGCGGCGGGGCATCCTGGTCGCCCGGGTGACCAGCGACGTGGAGACCCTGGCCCAGTTCTGGCAGTGGGGGGCCATGGTCTGGATCACGTCGACGGCCTCCATCCTCGGCGTGCTGGCGGTCATGGCCGTCTACGCCTGGCCCCTGGCCGTGCTGACCGTCGCCGTGTTCGTCCCCTACGTGGTGGTGCTGCGGAACCTCCAACGCCGCCAGCTGGCGGCCTGGGACGCGGTGCGGTCCCGGGTCGGCGACACCATGAGCGAGTTCTCCGAGAGCGTCGGCGGGGCCCCCGTCATCCGGGCCTACGGCCTGGAGCCCCGGGGCCGGCGCCGGCTGGGGGCAGCCATCGACGGCCAGTACCGGGCCGAGGTGCGGGGCCTGCGCCTGTTCGCCCTCACGTTCCCGCTGGGCGACGTGGTCGGAGCCGTGGCCGTGGCCGCGGTGGCCGCCGTCGGGGTGGCCCGGGGCGGGGCGTGGGGCCTCGACGCCGGGGAGCTGGTGGCCTTCCTGTTCCTGGTCACGCTCCTGACCCAGCCGGTGGCGGAGCTGAACGAGGTCCTGGACCAGACCCAGAACGCGGCGGCCGGCGCCCGCAAGGTCCTCTCCTTGCTCGACGTCCCCGTCGACGTGGTCGAACCCGACCCGGGGGTGGCGCTGCCCCCCGGGCCCCTGGCCGTGGCCCTGCACGGCGTGGGCTTCGCCTACCGGGGCGGCCCGCCCGTCCTCCGGGACGTGTCGGTGGCCATCGCCCCGGGGGCGTCGGTGGCCGTGGTGGGCCGGACCGGGTCGGGCAAGACCACCCTGGCCGGCCTGTTGGCCCGCCTGGCCGACCCCACCGAGGGCCGGGTCGAGGTGGGGGGCGTGGACCTGCGGGAGGTGGCCCCGGCCTCGCGCCTGGCCCGGGTGCGGATGGTGCCCCAGGACGGCTTCCTGTTCGCCGGCACCGTGCGGGACAACATCCGCCTCGGGCACCTCGCCGCCGCTGACGCCGACATCGAGGCCGCCGTCGACACCTTGGGCCTGCGGTGGTGGGTGGAGCGCATGGCCGTCGGCCTCGACACCGAGGTGGGGGAGCGGGGCGGCTCCCTGTCGGTGGGGGAGCGCCAGCTCGTGGCCCTGGTGCGGGCCCAGGTCTCGGACCCCGGCCTGCTGGTCCTGGACGAGGCCACCTCGGCGGTGGATCCCGAGACCGAGAGGGCCCTGGCCGTGGCCCTCACCCGCCTGGCCGCCGGCCGGACCACGGTCACCGTGGCCCACCGCCTCTCCACCGCCGAGCGGGCCGACGTGGTGCTGGTGGTCGACGCCGGTCGCCTGGTGGAGGTGGGCCCGCACGCCGAGCTGCTGGCGGCCGGCGGCCGCTACGCCGCCCTCCACCGGGCCTGGGTGGGAGGCACCGCCCCGGCCTGA
- a CDS encoding ABC transporter ATP-binding protein — translation MATAPDLPGAPTPSVFRRGMALLWRSVRTHPRPFATSVAGATVFAVMTVASTTALGQVTDEVIVPGLSGSPGGGRFGGVDGRTVLVVTGAVVVIALARAAGVVTRRFFCGVTTFRMGATWRLRLAERYLAAPLRFHAGHPAGQLMAHADNDTLRAVEFINPAPFSLSAFVIGAVAFGRLLVVDWALALVALAVFPTLVALNRFYTGRVEAPAATGQARYGDMAAVAHESFDGALVVKLLGLGGHEHDRFAGSADALRRQRVRVGELRAWFEPGLTALPNLGAVAVLGLGAWRLSTGAVTEGGIVEALALFTVLGAPMRIMGYLLELMAPSVVAADRLDRVLAPGAEERHPARGGEALPPGALAVEVDGLGFAHDPAVPVLDGVSFSVDPGEVVALTGATAGGKTTLCHLVAGLLEPTAGEVRLGGVAVPDLDRDALHRAVGVVFQEAFLFADTVRANVLAGRDDDDPALVPALRLARADGFVAALPDGLDTVLGERGVTLSGGQRQRLALARALVRRPGLLLMDDATSAVDPAVEEQILAGLGAQLTTTTIVVAHRLSTIRLADRVVFLDGGRVGGIGPHEELLAGVPAYAALVRAYTRDERDAPFEGASP, via the coding sequence ATGGCGACCGCACCCGACCTCCCCGGCGCGCCCACCCCCTCGGTGTTCCGGCGGGGGATGGCCCTGTTGTGGCGGTCGGTCCGCACCCACCCCCGCCCCTTCGCCACCTCGGTGGCCGGCGCCACCGTCTTCGCGGTGATGACGGTGGCCTCGACCACGGCCCTGGGCCAGGTGACCGACGAGGTCATCGTCCCCGGGTTGTCCGGGTCGCCGGGCGGGGGCCGCTTCGGCGGGGTCGACGGCCGCACCGTCCTGGTCGTCACCGGCGCGGTGGTGGTGATCGCCCTGGCCCGGGCGGCGGGGGTCGTCACCCGTCGCTTCTTCTGCGGCGTCACCACGTTCCGCATGGGGGCGACGTGGCGGCTCCGGCTGGCCGAGCGCTACCTGGCCGCCCCGCTCCGCTTCCACGCCGGGCACCCGGCCGGCCAGCTCATGGCCCACGCCGACAACGACACCCTCCGGGCCGTGGAGTTCATCAACCCGGCGCCGTTCTCCCTGAGCGCCTTCGTGATCGGGGCCGTCGCCTTCGGGCGCTTGCTGGTGGTGGACTGGGCCCTGGCCCTGGTGGCCCTGGCCGTGTTCCCGACCCTGGTGGCGCTGAACCGCTTCTACACCGGCCGGGTGGAGGCGCCGGCCGCCACCGGCCAGGCCCGCTACGGCGACATGGCCGCCGTGGCCCACGAGAGCTTCGACGGTGCCCTGGTGGTGAAGCTGCTGGGCCTGGGCGGCCACGAGCACGACCGGTTCGCCGGCTCCGCCGATGCCCTCCGCCGCCAGCGGGTGCGGGTCGGGGAGCTCCGGGCCTGGTTCGAGCCCGGCCTCACCGCCCTGCCCAACCTGGGGGCGGTGGCGGTGCTGGGCCTCGGGGCCTGGCGCCTCTCGACCGGCGCCGTCACCGAGGGGGGCATCGTCGAGGCCCTGGCCCTGTTCACGGTGCTGGGCGCCCCCATGCGGATCATGGGGTACCTGCTGGAGCTCATGGCGCCGTCGGTGGTGGCCGCCGACCGGCTCGATCGGGTGCTGGCCCCCGGCGCCGAGGAGCGCCACCCGGCCCGGGGTGGCGAGGCCCTGCCCCCCGGGGCCCTGGCCGTCGAGGTGGACGGCCTGGGCTTCGCCCACGACCCGGCGGTGCCGGTGCTCGACGGGGTGTCGTTCTCGGTTGACCCCGGCGAGGTGGTGGCCCTCACCGGGGCCACCGCCGGGGGCAAGACGACGTTGTGCCACCTGGTGGCGGGGCTGCTGGAGCCCACCGCGGGGGAGGTCCGCCTGGGCGGCGTGGCCGTGCCCGACCTCGACCGCGACGCGCTCCACCGGGCCGTGGGCGTGGTGTTCCAGGAGGCGTTCCTGTTCGCCGACACCGTGCGGGCCAACGTCCTGGCCGGGCGGGACGACGACGACCCGGCCCTGGTCCCCGCCCTGCGGCTGGCCCGGGCCGACGGTTTCGTGGCCGCCCTGCCCGACGGGCTCGACACCGTGCTGGGCGAGCGGGGCGTGACCCTCTCGGGCGGCCAGCGCCAGCGCCTGGCCCTGGCCCGGGCCCTGGTCCGCCGGCCGGGCCTGCTCCTGATGGACGACGCCACCAGCGCCGTCGACCCCGCCGTCGAGGAGCAGATCCTGGCCGGGCTGGGGGCGCAGCTCACGACGACCACCATCGTGGTGGCCCACCGGCTCTCGACCATCCGCCTGGCCGACCGGGTCGTCTTCCTCGACGGGGGGCGGGTGGGCGGCATCGGCCCCCACGAGGAGCTGCTGGCCGGCGTGCCCGCCTACGCCGCCCTGGTGCGGGCCTACACGAGGGACGAGCGGGACGCCCCGTTCGAGGGGGCCTCGCCGTGA